A stretch of the Lactuca sativa cultivar Salinas chromosome 9, Lsat_Salinas_v11, whole genome shotgun sequence genome encodes the following:
- the LOC111903001 gene encoding uncharacterized protein LOC111903001 gives MGIHLLPIFISLLFTTLQSSSSASSQQSIYDALSSNGLPIGLLPKGITNFTIDPSTQRFEVHLNRSCNTKFETSVRFDWNFSGSLSYGQISNLSGIAAQDLFLWFPVQGIRVDVPTSGIIYFDVGVVFKQFSLSSFETPRDCTEFDDVDASRTELTVLKDHTRGFQDKSAKLIKQHGEGDEQRAIA, from the exons ATGGGTATTCATCTTCTACCCATATTCATATCCTTGTTGTTCACCACCCTGCAATCATCATCATCAGCATCATCACAGCAATCGATTTACGACGCCCTTAGTTCAAATGGTCTCCCAATCGGCCTCCTCCCGAAAGGAATCACAAACTTTACAATCGACCCATCAACTCAACGATTCGAAGTCCATTTAAACAGATCATGCAATACCAAATTCGAAACCAGCGTTCGATTCGATTGGAACTTCTCCGGGTCTCTAAGCTATGGCCAAATCTCTAATCTCTCCGGAATCGCGGCTCAGGATCTTTTCCTTTGGTTTCCTGTTCAAGGCATTCGTGTAGACGTTCCTACGTCTGGTATCATTTACTTTGATGTCGGTGTTGTGTTTAAGCAATTTTCTCTCTCTTCGTTTGAAACCCCCAGAGATTGTACCGAATTTGACGACGTTGATGCTTCCAGAACTGAACTAACTGTACTTAAGGACCATACTCGTGGCTTTCAG GACAAAAGTGCAAAGCTTATTAAGCAGCATGGTGAGGGGGATGAACAGAGGGCCATTGCATAA